In Prochlorococcus marinus str. GP2, a single window of DNA contains:
- a CDS encoding phosphoribosylanthranilate isomerase, with the protein MPKTNTLVKICGLTSEEQALQVAKIGAHAIGIISVKESPRYIPAIKKKKIFQALESSYPNIERVSVVQNCPIETIIKNFLGNPSETIIQLHGDEDIDYCKKIKREIPNIGLWKAFRIKTEKDLDKIKPFEDFVDAILLDSWNKETYGGSGKKIKPIYLKNLNFSKPWWLAGGISIEWINEILTDIKPDGLDISSSIEISPGLKDIKKTKALIKFLKKN; encoded by the coding sequence ATGCCCAAGACTAATACTTTAGTTAAAATTTGTGGACTTACATCCGAAGAGCAAGCTCTTCAAGTCGCTAAAATAGGAGCGCATGCCATAGGGATTATTTCGGTTAAAGAGTCACCAAGGTACATACCAGCTATAAAAAAGAAAAAAATTTTTCAAGCCCTAGAAAGTTCTTATCCAAATATTGAGAGAGTATCTGTTGTCCAAAACTGTCCAATAGAAACAATCATAAAAAATTTTTTAGGCAATCCGAGTGAGACTATCATTCAATTACATGGAGATGAAGATATTGATTACTGCAAAAAAATAAAAAGGGAAATTCCGAATATTGGATTATGGAAAGCTTTTAGAATAAAGACAGAAAAGGACTTAGACAAAATAAAACCTTTTGAGGATTTTGTAGATGCGATATTACTTGATTCTTGGAACAAAGAAACTTATGGAGGCTCAGGAAAAAAAATAAAACCTATTTATCTTAAAAATTTGAATTTTAGCAAACCTTGGTGGTTAGCAGGTGGAATATCAATTGAATGGATTAATGAAATCCTTACAGATATAAAACCTGATGGACTAGATATTTCAAGCAGTATTGAAATATCTCCAGGTTTAAAAGATATAAAAAAAACAAAAGCTCTTATAAAATTTTT
- a CDS encoding site-2 protease family protein, whose protein sequence is MRSWQIFKIWGIPFKIHPYWFVILFLFSWSISNQINLSSDNIYNTKEAWIVGFLTSFFFLSSIISHEVLHTFVSLHQGVKIKKITFYFLGAILQIDKYCQTAIGNIKIAIVRPLSCFAAGFILLFISNINSSQELIFLNIIFRVGILNLFLGFLNLLPIGSLDGANLLKSIIWHFSGSKNKGRNFLNKVNLSLSFLVLIFGIIFLFRFNFYYGCILSFLGLFGVNSSKSENQFFKIENILKFSKVSELKLKPLRKIEFDSNFSELNTLIKNKKDASDKYFFVTNNGRWTGFIDENILKTVSIKKWERHFVGDFKKPIDSFESVYSNDKLWKTIEKLEETSEGFILVLNAADIPLGIIDRLKIGNFIFNKLGFNLPSEIANKLHYKNQYPLGIELPRIINLMKQKGDL, encoded by the coding sequence TTGAGAAGTTGGCAAATTTTTAAAATATGGGGAATTCCCTTCAAAATTCATCCCTATTGGTTTGTTATTCTTTTTTTATTCTCATGGAGTATAAGTAATCAGATTAATTTATCTTCTGATAATATTTACAATACTAAAGAAGCTTGGATTGTAGGGTTTTTAACTTCTTTTTTCTTTTTGTCCTCAATTATTTCTCATGAAGTTTTACATACCTTTGTTTCCTTACATCAGGGTGTAAAAATAAAAAAAATTACTTTTTATTTTCTCGGAGCAATTTTACAAATAGATAAGTACTGTCAAACTGCTATAGGAAATATAAAAATCGCAATTGTTAGACCTCTATCATGTTTCGCTGCAGGATTTATCCTCCTTTTTATTAGTAATATTAATTCATCTCAAGAACTAATATTCCTTAATATAATTTTTAGAGTAGGTATATTAAATTTATTCTTAGGCTTCTTAAATTTGCTTCCAATTGGGTCTCTAGATGGAGCAAATTTATTGAAAAGTATTATTTGGCATTTCTCAGGGAGTAAAAATAAAGGAAGAAACTTTCTTAATAAAGTAAATTTATCTTTATCTTTTTTAGTACTTATATTTGGGATAATTTTTTTATTTAGATTTAATTTTTACTATGGTTGTATTCTTTCTTTTTTAGGATTGTTTGGAGTTAATTCATCAAAATCAGAAAATCAATTTTTTAAAATTGAAAACATACTTAAATTCAGTAAAGTTTCTGAGCTTAAACTAAAGCCTTTGAGGAAAATTGAATTCGATTCTAATTTCTCAGAATTAAATACATTAATAAAAAATAAAAAAGATGCATCAGATAAATATTTTTTTGTTACGAATAATGGCAGATGGACTGGTTTTATTGATGAGAATATTTTAAAAACTGTCTCCATAAAAAAATGGGAACGACATTTTGTTGGAGATTTTAAGAAACCAATAGATAGTTTTGAAAGTGTGTATAGTAACGATAAGTTATGGAAAACTATAGAAAAACTTGAAGAAACGAGTGAGGGTTTTATACTGGTTCTCAATGCTGCAGATATCCCTTTGGGTATCATTGATAGATTAAAAATTGGAAACTTTATATTTAATAAATTAGGATTTAATTTACCTTCAGAGATAGCCAACAAATTACACTATAAAAACCAGTATCCCTTAGGCATTGAATTGCCAAGAATAATTAATTTAATGAAGCAGAAAGGAGATCTTTAA